One Gemella haemolysans ATCC 10379 DNA segment encodes these proteins:
- a CDS encoding type 1 glutamine amidotransferase, with product MDLKLYHFMPDKLNLYGDIGNVIALKKRCEWRGINLEIENITSTDGVKLTDCDMFFIGGGSDREQCIATEQFSKIKNEFKSAIEDGIPALTICGGYQFLGEYYKTVDGDKLPGLNILDFYTESKKDAPRLIGNILVESEKFGNIVGFENHGGRTYHNYETLGNVVVGYGNNDEDKKEGILYNNLIGTYLHGPILPKNPNVTDYLIKAALDNKYGTYDFIELNNDIELNANKHMVELLKKSVK from the coding sequence ATGGATTTAAAATTATATCACTTTATGCCAGATAAATTAAATTTATATGGAGATATAGGTAATGTTATAGCATTAAAGAAACGTTGTGAATGGCGTGGAATTAACCTTGAGATTGAAAATATAACTTCAACAGATGGTGTGAAATTAACAGATTGCGATATGTTTTTTATTGGGGGAGGATCTGATAGAGAGCAGTGCATAGCGACAGAGCAATTTAGTAAGATTAAAAATGAGTTTAAGTCTGCTATTGAAGATGGTATTCCAGCTCTTACTATTTGTGGAGGTTATCAATTTCTTGGTGAGTATTATAAAACTGTAGATGGTGACAAACTTCCGGGATTAAATATACTAGATTTTTATACAGAATCAAAAAAAGATGCACCGCGTCTTATAGGTAATATACTAGTTGAATCTGAGAAATTTGGTAATATTGTAGGGTTTGAGAATCACGGTGGAAGAACATATCACAATTATGAAACTCTAGGTAATGTTGTGGTTGGATATGGAAATAATGATGAAGATAAAAAAGAAGGGATATTATACAATAATCTGATTGGAACTTATCTTCATGGTCCAATTTTACCTAAGAATCCTAATGTAACAGATTATTTAATCAAAGCTGCATTAGATAACAAATATGGAACTTATGACTTTATAGAATTAAATAATGATATAGAGTTAAATGCCAATAAACACATGGTCGAATTATTAAAAAAATCTGTAAAATAA
- a CDS encoding MurT ligase domain-containing protein, whose product MLAFYRNLAKLTRTASKLAGKKGTDLPGKVLRKVNDNVLTKLASDFDEIVFVTGTNGKTTTSNLIGHTLRSAGENFINNFEGANMLDGIISTFAIQGRNNTKLAIIEIDEGSIKRVMKYITPTKFVINNFFRDQIDRFGEIDTLIATIGEQLEGKQIQLILNSDDPFVTRLSKYGEDNIYFGIAKEAYQFSDFGISESKFCPNCGMELIYDHVHYSQLGFYHCSKCDFEHQSVKYEVTKATVEPFINMSINNGEVIETKLAGDYNIYNLLAAYSLLKELGLSEDKIKKGLGTYTPTNGRMQSISFANGSTVLLNLAKNPAGLNASLAIANSIKEEINYLLVLNDNGADGIDISWIWDTDFDILLGQNINNIVCSGKRAKELALRLKYCGVNANVVVNEAIPEAVAKLKSYNEKYAIAIPNYTALVETQRELEK is encoded by the coding sequence ATGCTAGCATTTTATAGAAATTTAGCAAAGTTAACTAGAACTGCAAGTAAATTAGCAGGAAAAAAGGGAACAGATTTACCAGGTAAGGTATTAAGAAAAGTAAATGATAATGTGCTTACTAAATTAGCTAGTGATTTCGATGAAATTGTTTTTGTAACAGGGACTAATGGAAAAACGACAACATCAAATCTTATAGGTCATACTTTAAGATCTGCTGGTGAAAACTTTATTAATAATTTTGAAGGAGCAAATATGTTAGATGGTATTATCTCAACGTTTGCTATTCAAGGGAGAAATAATACTAAATTAGCCATTATTGAAATTGATGAAGGTTCTATTAAGCGTGTTATGAAATATATTACACCGACAAAATTTGTTATCAATAATTTCTTTAGAGATCAAATTGATAGATTTGGAGAAATTGATACTCTTATTGCAACAATTGGAGAACAACTTGAAGGTAAACAAATCCAGTTAATCTTAAATAGTGATGATCCTTTTGTTACAAGACTTTCTAAGTATGGTGAAGATAATATTTATTTTGGAATTGCAAAGGAAGCATATCAATTTTCTGATTTTGGAATTTCTGAATCTAAATTCTGTCCAAATTGCGGTATGGAGTTGATTTATGATCATGTTCATTATAGTCAACTTGGTTTTTACCATTGTTCTAAATGTGATTTTGAACATCAAAGTGTAAAATATGAAGTAACAAAAGCAACTGTTGAGCCTTTTATTAATATGAGTATTAATAATGGGGAAGTAATTGAGACGAAACTTGCTGGTGATTATAATATTTATAATCTACTTGCTGCTTATTCTCTACTTAAAGAATTAGGGTTATCTGAAGATAAAATTAAAAAAGGTTTAGGAACATATACTCCTACTAATGGACGTATGCAAAGTATAAGTTTTGCAAATGGTTCTACAGTGTTATTAAATCTTGCAAAAAATCCAGCTGGATTAAATGCATCACTAGCTATTGCTAATTCGATTAAGGAAGAAATAAATTACTTATTAGTACTTAATGATAATGGTGCTGATGGAATTGATATATCATGGATATGGGATACAGACTTTGATATATTATTAGGTCAAAATATTAATAATATTGTATGTTCAGGAAAAAGAGCAAAAGAATTAGCATTAAGATTAAAATATTGTGGAGTTAACGCTAATGTTGTAGTGAATGAGGCAATACCAGAAGCTGTAGCTAAACTGAAAAGTTATAATGAAAAGTATGCAATTGCTATTCCGAATTACACAGCTTTAGTAGAAACTCAAAGAGAATTGGAGAAATAA